Proteins from one Nakamurella multipartita DSM 44233 genomic window:
- a CDS encoding thiolase family protein, which yields MTRPQLGRPVVVAGRRTPIGTSGHALAAVDVVGLAAPVLAAVAGAVAALGRPIDDVILGNCLGPGGDIARVAALAAGLGQNVPGVTVDRQCGSGLDAVLQAAARVRAGDAELVLAGGAESASSAPWRFWPPSGPDGSDRNDGPRRYTRAPFAPSGFPDPDMGQAADAVAAELGIDRAEQDRYAARSHALSFAAVAAGRFTAELVPLPQLGADQRPRPGLDERRLGRLRPSFSPDGTATAGNSCGVSDGAAALAVTTEAAARAAGLPYLRIVGSAVAAGRPDRPGLAPAPAVRRLLDRTGIAVADLAAVEITEAFASVVLATTRELGLDESRVCAEGGAIGLGHPWGASGTILLLRLMSRLLDPAAAGSAGSGLGLATCAIGGGQGLAMVLAHPEA from the coding sequence GTGACGCGCCCCCAGCTCGGCCGTCCGGTGGTGGTCGCCGGGCGCCGCACCCCCATCGGCACCAGCGGGCACGCGTTGGCCGCGGTCGACGTCGTCGGCCTGGCCGCGCCGGTGCTGGCCGCGGTGGCCGGCGCGGTCGCCGCTCTGGGCCGGCCCATCGACGACGTCATCCTGGGCAACTGTTTGGGCCCCGGCGGGGACATCGCCCGCGTCGCCGCGCTGGCCGCCGGCCTGGGCCAGAACGTGCCCGGGGTGACCGTGGACCGCCAGTGCGGCTCCGGCCTGGACGCGGTGCTGCAGGCCGCCGCCCGGGTGCGGGCCGGCGACGCCGAGCTGGTGCTGGCCGGGGGCGCCGAATCGGCCAGCAGCGCGCCGTGGCGATTCTGGCCGCCGTCCGGCCCGGACGGCTCCGACCGCAATGACGGCCCGCGGCGCTACACCCGCGCCCCGTTCGCCCCGTCCGGTTTCCCCGACCCGGACATGGGCCAGGCCGCCGACGCGGTGGCTGCCGAACTGGGCATCGATCGCGCCGAGCAGGATCGGTACGCCGCCCGTTCGCACGCCCTGTCCTTCGCCGCGGTGGCCGCCGGCCGGTTCACCGCCGAGCTCGTGCCGCTGCCCCAGCTGGGCGCCGACCAGCGTCCCCGGCCCGGCCTGGACGAACGCCGGCTGGGCCGGTTGCGGCCCTCGTTCTCTCCGGACGGCACGGCGACCGCCGGCAACTCCTGCGGGGTGTCGGACGGGGCCGCCGCGCTGGCCGTGACCACCGAGGCGGCGGCCCGCGCGGCCGGCCTGCCCTACCTGCGGATCGTGGGCTCGGCGGTGGCGGCCGGGCGTCCCGACCGGCCCGGTCTGGCGCCGGCCCCAGCGGTCCGCCGGCTGCTGGACCGGACCGGGATCGCGGTGGCCGACCTCGCCGCCGTGGAGATCACCGAGGCGTTCGCCTCGGTGGTCCTGGCCACCACTCGGGAGCTCGGGTTGGACGAGAGCCGGGTGTGCGCCGAGGGCGGTGCGATCGGACTGGGTCACCCGTGGGGCGCGTCCGGCACGATCCTGCTGCTGCGGTTGATGTCCCGGCTGCTCGATCCCGCCGCCGCGGGTTCCGCCGGTTCGGGTCTGGGCCTGGCCACGTGTGCGATCGGTGGCGGTCAGGGTCTGGCCATGGTCCTCGCCCATCCGGAGGCCTGA
- a CDS encoding energy-coupling factor ABC transporter ATP-binding protein has translation MAEISFRGVQHRYGDRVVLGGVDLVLTEQRVGIVGANGSGKSTLARMINGLISPTAGSVTVDGLDTTSKGREVRRRVGFVFTDPDNQIVMPTVAEDVAFSLRRSGLSKPEIADRVTQTLSRFGLAGHADHPTHLLSGGQKQLLALAAVLVTGPDVIVADEPTTLLDLRNARMVSNLLGSLPEQLVLITHHLHLLDGFDRVVVLDRGQVVADGTPAQALPVYTGLLE, from the coding sequence GTGGCCGAGATCAGTTTTCGCGGCGTGCAGCACCGCTACGGCGACCGGGTCGTGCTGGGCGGGGTCGACCTGGTGCTGACCGAGCAGCGGGTCGGCATCGTCGGCGCCAACGGCTCGGGCAAGTCCACGCTGGCCCGGATGATCAACGGGTTGATCTCGCCGACCGCCGGTTCGGTCACCGTCGACGGGCTGGACACCACGTCCAAGGGCCGCGAGGTCCGGCGGCGGGTCGGGTTCGTCTTCACCGATCCGGACAACCAGATCGTCATGCCCACCGTGGCCGAGGACGTGGCCTTCTCGCTGCGCCGCTCCGGGCTGAGCAAGCCGGAGATCGCCGACCGGGTGACCCAGACGTTGAGCCGGTTCGGCCTGGCCGGCCACGCCGACCACCCCACGCACCTGCTCTCCGGCGGCCAGAAGCAGCTGCTGGCCCTGGCCGCCGTCCTGGTGACTGGTCCGGACGTGATCGTGGCCGACGAGCCGACGACCCTGCTGGATCTGCGCAACGCCCGGATGGTCAGCAACCTGCTCGGCAGCCTGCCCGAGCAACTGGTCCTGATCACCCACCACCTGCACCTGCTGGACGGTTTCGACCGGGTCGTGGTGCTGGACCGGGGTCAGGTCGTCGCCGACGGGACGCCGGCGCAGGCCCTGCCCGTCTACACGGGACTGCTGGAATGA
- a CDS encoding energy-coupling factor transporter transmembrane component T family protein: MIGLYQPGSSVLHRLPAGVKLLGLLLAVVGIVLLTAPWQLGVAALALAAGFALARIPARVIGRQLWPMRWFVLAIGIFQVIFAGPERAVMVCGTLLLTVAVAALVTLTTRVTAMLDVCQRLLGPLRRVGVDPDRAGLVLALTIRCVPLMAEIIGAVSQARKARGASFSMRALVVPAVVRALRRADAIGDALTARGVDD; encoded by the coding sequence ATGATCGGCCTGTACCAGCCGGGATCCTCGGTGCTGCACCGCCTTCCGGCCGGCGTCAAGCTCCTCGGCCTGCTGCTGGCGGTGGTCGGCATCGTGCTGCTGACCGCGCCGTGGCAGCTCGGGGTGGCCGCGCTGGCCCTGGCCGCGGGGTTCGCGTTGGCCCGCATCCCGGCCCGGGTGATCGGCCGTCAACTGTGGCCGATGCGCTGGTTCGTGCTGGCCATCGGCATCTTCCAGGTGATCTTCGCCGGCCCGGAGCGCGCCGTCATGGTCTGCGGGACCCTGCTGCTGACGGTGGCCGTGGCCGCGCTGGTCACCCTGACCACCCGGGTCACCGCCATGCTGGATGTGTGCCAGCGGCTGCTCGGCCCGTTGCGCCGGGTGGGGGTCGATCCGGACCGGGCCGGCCTGGTGCTGGCCCTGACGATCCGGTGCGTGCCGCTGATGGCCGAGATCATCGGCGCGGTGTCCCAGGCCCGCAAGGCCCGCGGCGCCAGCTTCTCGATGCGCGCGCTGGTGGTTCCCGCGGTGGTCCGGGCCCTGCGCCGGGCCGACGCGATCGGGGACGCGTTGACCGCCCGCGGCGTGGACGACTGA
- a CDS encoding serine hydrolase has protein sequence MWIGSAIRKIDGLAASMQEQTNIPGMAVAVVHDGQIVFAKGYGVREVGQPEPVDANTVFQLASLSKPIGATVIAQEVGKGTVAWDTPLITHLPEFALADPYVTQNVTIADMYSHRSGLPDHAGDLLEDLGYDRAYVLSKLKYEPLEPFRAIYHYTNFGITAGAESVARATGVDWETLSERDIYGPLGMSNTSSTFADFEANPDRAVGHVLVDGEYQAKYVRQPDAESPAGGVSSSVTDVATWLAMVLNEGTTADGTQLVDPAALNAALTPHMRSVEGSLIPPSITGRAGFYGYGFNVGNDATGRVRIGHSGAFGLGAGTTFLGIPDLNLGIVVLTNAAPIGAAEALSQEFADLAEFGSIQHDWRPIYAGAFAAGSDPVGSLAGQSAPANPAPAAANSAYVGTYQNDYVGPATVSESGGGLVLTLGPDNQQFPLAHWDGQVFTMVPTGENAPDGSISAVTFETTGETASTMTIEFYNKEGLGVFRR, from the coding sequence GTGTGGATCGGCTCGGCCATCCGCAAGATCGACGGCCTGGCCGCCAGCATGCAGGAGCAGACCAACATCCCCGGGATGGCGGTCGCCGTCGTGCACGACGGGCAGATCGTCTTCGCCAAGGGCTACGGGGTTCGCGAGGTCGGCCAGCCGGAGCCGGTGGATGCCAACACGGTGTTCCAGCTGGCGTCGCTGTCCAAGCCGATCGGGGCCACGGTGATCGCGCAGGAGGTCGGCAAGGGCACGGTGGCCTGGGACACCCCACTGATCACCCACCTGCCCGAATTCGCCTTGGCCGACCCGTATGTCACGCAGAACGTGACCATCGCCGACATGTACTCGCACCGCTCGGGGCTGCCCGACCACGCGGGAGACCTGTTGGAGGATCTCGGCTACGACCGGGCCTACGTGCTGTCGAAGTTGAAGTACGAACCGCTGGAACCGTTCCGGGCGATCTACCACTACACCAACTTCGGGATCACCGCCGGCGCCGAGTCGGTCGCCCGGGCGACCGGGGTCGACTGGGAAACGCTGTCCGAGCGGGACATCTACGGCCCGCTGGGGATGAGCAACACCAGCTCGACGTTCGCCGACTTCGAGGCCAACCCGGATCGCGCGGTCGGCCATGTGCTCGTCGACGGTGAGTACCAGGCCAAGTACGTGCGGCAGCCGGACGCGGAGTCCCCGGCCGGCGGGGTCAGCTCCTCGGTCACCGACGTGGCCACCTGGCTGGCCATGGTGCTCAACGAGGGCACGACCGCCGACGGCACCCAGCTGGTCGACCCGGCGGCGTTGAACGCCGCGCTCACCCCGCACATGCGGTCGGTGGAGGGCAGCCTGATCCCCCCGAGCATCACCGGCCGGGCCGGCTTCTACGGGTACGGCTTCAACGTCGGCAACGACGCCACCGGACGGGTGCGGATCGGCCATTCCGGCGCGTTCGGGCTCGGCGCCGGCACCACCTTCCTGGGCATCCCCGACCTGAACCTGGGCATCGTGGTGCTGACCAACGCGGCGCCGATCGGCGCGGCCGAGGCGCTGAGCCAGGAGTTCGCCGACCTGGCCGAGTTCGGCAGCATCCAGCACGACTGGCGCCCAATCTACGCCGGCGCCTTTGCCGCGGGCAGCGACCCTGTCGGCTCGTTGGCCGGGCAGAGCGCACCGGCCAACCCGGCGCCGGCCGCCGCGAATTCGGCCTACGTCGGCACCTATCAGAACGATTACGTCGGCCCGGCCACGGTCAGCGAATCCGGCGGCGGCCTGGTACTGACCCTGGGCCCGGACAACCAGCAGTTCCCGCTGGCCCACTGGGACGGTCAGGTGTTCACCATGGTGCCGACCGGGGAGAACGCGCCCGATGGCAGCATCTCCGCGGTCACCTTCGAGACCACCGGCGAGACCGCGTCGACGATGACGATCGAGTTCTACAACAAGGAGGGACTGGGCGTCTTCCGGCGCTGA
- a CDS encoding DUF4397 domain-containing protein — MRRIAAATAAASLAVAAALVGASPAAAADTAEVYVVHGVPGLTVDVYVDGALALDNFAPETVAGPLDLPAGSHAVAITAADAADDSNPVLSATADLAAGKSYSLVAHLSADGSPTLTPYANDISTVSAGQARLVVRHDAAAPAVDVRAGGAVVLSDVTNPNQGGLTVPAGTVNADVVLAGTSTVVIGPADVTLAEGSATFVHAVGSADDGTLTLVSFVIPGLHSAPGGVPAGTGPADDPAATVLVAALLVVGLALVVGGSRRFVATRTH; from the coding sequence ATGAGACGCATTGCTGCCGCCACCGCCGCCGCATCGCTTGCCGTTGCCGCAGCACTGGTCGGAGCGTCGCCCGCCGCTGCCGCCGACACTGCGGAAGTGTATGTCGTGCACGGTGTTCCGGGCCTGACCGTCGACGTCTACGTCGACGGCGCACTGGCCCTGGACAACTTCGCACCCGAAACCGTCGCCGGCCCACTGGATTTGCCGGCCGGTAGCCACGCCGTGGCCATCACCGCGGCCGACGCCGCCGACGATTCCAACCCGGTCCTGTCGGCCACCGCGGACCTGGCCGCCGGCAAGAGCTACTCGCTGGTCGCGCACCTGTCGGCCGACGGCTCCCCCACGCTGACGCCCTACGCCAACGACATCTCGACCGTCTCGGCCGGGCAGGCCCGGCTGGTCGTGCGGCATGACGCGGCCGCTCCGGCCGTGGATGTGCGGGCCGGCGGCGCCGTCGTCCTGTCCGACGTGACCAACCCGAACCAGGGCGGCCTGACCGTGCCGGCCGGCACGGTCAATGCCGATGTCGTCCTGGCCGGCACCTCCACCGTGGTGATCGGCCCGGCCGACGTGACGCTGGCCGAGGGCTCGGCGACCTTCGTGCACGCCGTGGGCAGCGCCGACGACGGCACGCTGACGCTGGTCTCGTTCGTCATCCCGGGCCTGCACTCCGCGCCCGGCGGGGTCCCGGCCGGCACCGGTCCCGCCGACGACCCGGCCGCCACCGTGCTGGTGGCAGCCCTGCTCGTGGTCGGGCTGGCCCTCGTGGTGGGCGGATCGCGGCGGTTCGTCGCGACCCGTACCCACTGA
- a CDS encoding class F sortase encodes MTPVASEQGARPPGDQRPDHSRRRAATSLAAGVLLILAAGLLWWVSRPEPAGQTVSSVGASGALELTGPTSAGSASPVEPIAPAEPTEPAAPSAPPSPAAAPAAPPADQPAPAAAPDPVIADPTRLQIPALAVDAPVEPVGVADDGEIEVPGDVATVGWYRFGPAPGATGSAVLVGHVDDYRQGAGVLARIGDLNPGDTIAVAGPDGTVRQFSVVAREQWAKADTPLDRLFDRGGEARLVLITCGGRFDQASLSYDDNIAVTAVPVA; translated from the coding sequence ATGACCCCGGTCGCCTCCGAGCAGGGCGCACGCCCGCCCGGGGATCAGCGACCGGACCACTCCCGCCGCCGGGCCGCCACCAGCCTGGCGGCGGGAGTCCTGCTGATCCTGGCGGCTGGCCTGCTCTGGTGGGTCAGCCGCCCGGAACCGGCCGGCCAGACGGTGAGTTCGGTCGGTGCCTCGGGGGCGCTCGAACTCACCGGGCCGACGTCCGCCGGCTCGGCCTCGCCGGTCGAACCGATCGCGCCGGCCGAACCCACCGAGCCGGCCGCACCTTCCGCGCCGCCCAGCCCGGCGGCCGCCCCCGCCGCCCCACCGGCCGATCAGCCCGCCCCGGCCGCCGCCCCGGACCCGGTCATCGCCGATCCGACCCGGCTGCAGATTCCCGCGTTGGCCGTCGATGCGCCGGTCGAGCCGGTCGGGGTCGCCGACGACGGTGAGATCGAGGTGCCCGGTGACGTGGCCACCGTCGGCTGGTACCGGTTCGGACCGGCGCCGGGTGCAACGGGATCGGCGGTGCTGGTCGGTCACGTCGACGACTACCGCCAGGGTGCCGGCGTGTTGGCCCGGATCGGCGACCTGAACCCGGGTGACACCATCGCCGTCGCCGGCCCGGATGGGACCGTGCGGCAGTTCTCCGTCGTCGCCCGGGAGCAATGGGCCAAGGCCGACACGCCGTTGGATCGGCTGTTCGACCGCGGCGGCGAGGCCCGGTTGGTGCTGATCACCTGCGGTGGTCGGTTCGACCAGGCCAGCCTGAGTTACGACGACAACATCGCGGTCACCGCGGTGCCGGTCGCGTGA
- a CDS encoding RNA polymerase sigma factor, with product MERFQAGDERALREAYDRYGGMVLRVAMLRLGNHHDAEDLVQMVFVRAWRFRTGFDPSKGSLGSWLLGITRRLIADRYASLDRDKRIIAAAEKVAPAESESAPADRVVDRVVVGNELDLLPEEQRRVVLLAFYGELSHSQIAATTGLPVGTVKSHIRRALIQLRKRWEVDGATS from the coding sequence GTGGAGCGATTTCAGGCCGGGGATGAGCGGGCGCTGCGCGAGGCGTACGACCGCTACGGCGGCATGGTGCTGCGAGTGGCCATGCTGCGACTGGGCAACCATCACGACGCCGAGGATCTGGTCCAAATGGTCTTCGTCCGGGCCTGGCGGTTCCGGACGGGCTTTGACCCGTCGAAGGGATCGTTGGGATCGTGGCTGCTCGGCATCACGCGGCGGTTGATCGCCGACCGCTACGCATCACTGGATCGGGACAAGCGCATCATCGCGGCGGCCGAGAAGGTCGCCCCGGCGGAGAGCGAGTCCGCCCCCGCCGACCGGGTCGTCGACCGGGTCGTCGTGGGCAACGAGCTCGACCTGCTCCCCGAGGAGCAGCGACGGGTGGTTCTGCTCGCGTTCTACGGTGAGCTGAGCCATTCGCAGATCGCCGCGACCACCGGCTTGCCGGTGGGCACGGTCAAGAGTCATATCCGGCGCGCCCTCATCCAGCTGCGCAAGCGTTGGGAGGTGGATGGTGCCACATCCTGA
- a CDS encoding anti-sigma factor, producing the protein MVPHPDADDLALIALGEDLGTDVQAHVEDCPVCTDQVDTFRDTIDLAGLSDYGRDAPAPGPHVWDAIATELGFARDGAADAPAEPDGPGAPAEPAVAEPIPLAPRRTAGAARRRPRWALPLAAAVIGIAVGAGTVVLVQNREDAATVEAVAPLDPVQGGPLPVTEGQLGTAELVAGRTGQQVRVDVPGLPATDSTAYEVWLFGGDGRMVSLGTLADGSGSFTVPAGIDTNVYRTVDISDEPPDGNPTHSGISLVRGTFA; encoded by the coding sequence ATGGTGCCACATCCTGACGCCGACGACCTGGCGCTGATCGCGTTGGGCGAAGACCTCGGAACCGACGTGCAGGCGCACGTCGAGGACTGCCCGGTCTGTACCGACCAGGTCGATACCTTCCGCGACACCATCGATCTGGCCGGGCTGTCCGACTACGGCCGGGACGCGCCGGCCCCCGGCCCGCACGTGTGGGATGCCATCGCCACCGAGCTCGGCTTCGCCCGGGACGGCGCCGCCGATGCGCCGGCCGAGCCGGATGGGCCGGGTGCGCCCGCGGAACCGGCCGTGGCCGAGCCGATCCCGCTGGCCCCGCGCCGGACCGCCGGCGCCGCCCGCCGGCGGCCCCGGTGGGCGCTGCCGTTGGCCGCCGCGGTCATCGGCATCGCCGTCGGCGCGGGCACCGTGGTGCTGGTGCAGAACCGCGAGGACGCCGCCACCGTCGAGGCCGTCGCCCCGCTGGACCCGGTGCAGGGCGGCCCGCTGCCGGTGACCGAGGGACAGCTGGGCACCGCTGAGCTGGTCGCCGGCCGCACCGGGCAACAGGTCCGGGTGGACGTCCCCGGCCTGCCGGCCACCGACTCCACCGCGTACGAGGTGTGGCTGTTCGGCGGCGATGGGCGGATGGTCTCGCTGGGCACCCTGGCCGACGGGAGCGGTTCGTTCACCGTGCCCGCCGGCATCGACACGAATGTGTACCGGACCGTGGACATCTCCGACGAGCCGCCGGACGGCAATCCGACGCACTCGGGGATCAGCCTGGTCCGCGGCACCTTCGCCTGA
- a CDS encoding O-acetyl-ADP-ribose deacetylase produces MQIELIQGDITAQHVDAVVNAANHRLLGGGGVDGAIHRAGGPQILAECRELRRTRFPDGLPTGESVATTAGRLPARWVIHTVGPTYATTKDKTHLLQSCYRTSLAVADELGATSIAFPLVSSGIYRWPKDDAIRQALYVLRTADTAVHTATLVLYDEATLTLARRVSDERDDDAR; encoded by the coding sequence GTGCAGATCGAGCTGATTCAGGGTGACATCACCGCGCAGCACGTCGACGCGGTGGTCAACGCGGCCAACCATCGGCTGCTCGGCGGCGGTGGGGTCGACGGGGCGATTCACCGGGCCGGCGGTCCGCAGATCCTGGCCGAATGCCGGGAACTACGAAGGACCCGCTTCCCCGACGGGCTGCCGACCGGGGAGTCGGTGGCCACCACGGCCGGCCGGCTGCCGGCCCGTTGGGTTATCCACACCGTCGGACCCACCTACGCCACGACCAAGGACAAGACGCACCTGCTGCAGTCCTGCTACCGCACCAGCCTGGCGGTGGCCGACGAACTGGGGGCGACATCGATCGCGTTCCCGCTGGTGTCCAGCGGCATCTACCGGTGGCCCAAGGACGACGCCATCCGGCAGGCCCTGTACGTCCTGCGGACCGCGGACACCGCGGTGCACACCGCCACTCTGGTCCTGTACGACGAGGCGACGCTCACACTGGCCCGTCGCGTGTCCGACGAGCGCGACGACGACGCCCGGTAG
- a CDS encoding HAD-IA family hydrolase, with the protein MRSWLVDAVLFDLDGTLVDSSGSVHRSWRKLAERIGRPWPEVEPHIHGVPVQQVLARLEPDMPPAEVAEVSEFMIATESGDTEGVVAQPGAVAVLSLLPPERVAIVTSGTVRLAGARIAAAGLPRPAVVVTADDVEVGKPDPAPFLAGAARLGFPPARCLVVEDAPAGVTSATAAGCPVVGVLTTHDALDAPTVASLDQIDFQLVDGGIRVSIPG; encoded by the coding sequence GTGAGAAGTTGGCTGGTGGACGCCGTGCTGTTCGATCTGGACGGGACGCTGGTCGACTCGTCCGGCAGCGTGCACCGCAGCTGGCGCAAGCTGGCCGAGCGGATCGGCCGGCCCTGGCCGGAGGTGGAGCCGCACATCCACGGCGTCCCTGTGCAGCAGGTGCTGGCCCGTCTGGAGCCCGACATGCCGCCCGCGGAGGTTGCCGAGGTCAGCGAGTTCATGATCGCCACCGAGTCGGGGGACACCGAGGGGGTGGTGGCCCAGCCGGGGGCGGTCGCGGTGCTGAGCCTGCTGCCGCCGGAGCGGGTGGCCATCGTCACCAGCGGCACGGTCCGGTTGGCCGGCGCCCGGATCGCCGCCGCCGGCCTGCCCCGCCCCGCGGTGGTGGTCACCGCGGACGACGTCGAGGTCGGTAAGCCCGACCCGGCTCCGTTCCTGGCCGGCGCCGCGCGGCTGGGCTTCCCGCCCGCCCGGTGCCTGGTGGTGGAGGACGCGCCGGCCGGCGTGACCAGTGCGACCGCCGCCGGCTGCCCGGTGGTCGGCGTGCTGACCACCCACGACGCGCTGGACGCGCCGACCGTCGCCTCGCTCGACCAGATCGACTTCCAGCTGGTGGACGGTGGGATCAGGGTCAGCATCCCGGGCTGA
- a CDS encoding SDR family oxidoreductase translates to MTIAVTGATGHLGALVLDHLLATTAPADVVAVVRDPSKAQPLADRGVTVRTAAYTDPAALRAAFAGVDTLLFISSSEVGQRVEQHRNVIDAAVATGVGRVVYTSAPRATTSTLVLAPDHKFTEEYLTASGLPWTILRNNWYTENYLGVIETARQTGTVVAAAGQGRVASASRDDFAAAAAVVLTGAGHEGRIYELGGDHAWDYTELAAAVGEIIGAPVSYRSVDGSTLVGILQGVGLDAATAGFVAQLDDDIAHGALADTTGELAKLIGRPTTPLLAGLRQAIG, encoded by the coding sequence ATGACCATCGCCGTCACCGGAGCCACCGGACATCTCGGTGCGCTCGTCCTCGATCACCTGCTGGCGACCACCGCCCCGGCCGACGTCGTCGCGGTGGTTCGCGACCCGTCCAAGGCGCAGCCGCTGGCCGATCGGGGCGTCACTGTGCGGACCGCCGCGTATACCGATCCGGCCGCGCTGCGTGCGGCGTTCGCCGGTGTGGACACGCTGCTGTTCATCTCCTCCAGCGAGGTCGGTCAGCGCGTCGAGCAGCACCGGAACGTGATCGATGCGGCCGTGGCGACCGGCGTCGGCCGGGTGGTCTACACCTCCGCGCCGCGGGCCACCACCAGCACCCTGGTGCTGGCCCCGGACCACAAGTTCACCGAGGAGTACCTGACCGCGAGCGGCCTGCCGTGGACCATCCTGCGGAACAACTGGTACACCGAGAACTACCTCGGCGTGATCGAGACTGCCCGGCAGACCGGCACTGTCGTCGCGGCGGCGGGCCAGGGGCGGGTCGCGTCGGCCAGCCGGGACGATTTCGCCGCGGCCGCCGCGGTGGTGCTGACCGGGGCCGGTCACGAGGGGCGGATCTACGAGCTCGGCGGCGACCACGCCTGGGACTACACCGAGTTGGCGGCCGCCGTCGGCGAGATCATCGGTGCCCCGGTCAGTTACCGCAGCGTCGATGGGTCCACCCTGGTCGGCATCCTGCAGGGCGTGGGTCTGGACGCGGCGACCGCCGGCTTCGTTGCCCAGTTGGACGACGACATCGCGCACGGCGCCCTGGCCGACACCACCGGCGAGCTGGCCAAGCTGATCGGCCGGCCCACCACGCCGCTGCTGGCCGGCCTTCGGCAGGCCATCGGCTGA